Within Dioscorea cayenensis subsp. rotundata cultivar TDr96_F1 unplaced genomic scaffold, TDr96_F1_v2_PseudoChromosome.rev07_lg8_w22 25.fasta BLBR01000161.1, whole genome shotgun sequence, the genomic segment tctaagatttTGTTGGATGTCACGGATGGATTTGGCTGATCAAAGATGTTATTTTGGGGGATGATGGTTTGCTCTgtttttattaggtttttgagATGGCCTAGGGTTTAATTTTTATGAGCTTGGTCTGTTTGATACTCGTAAATGATGGAGATgtataaaattagtgttttttgTGGTGGTTGTGCTATATGATTAGGTCTTGGGTCGCTCGTACTAGTTTGGAATTGAAGAACTAATTGTTTTATTTCTAGAAGCTTGAGATTGGGCTTTTCTTAGATTGGCCTTATTTTTAGAAGATATTAAGTGTGGAAAGTTGTGATATTTATGTATGATGTTGATAAGATGAGAATGTTGTAACTCATGTGATGTTGCTGTAAATTGTAAGGTTCCTCTATTGGAGACTGAAATGTTAAACATCACATAAGTCATGATTCATGtgatgtttttcattgttttctcaACTTGCAAGTCCACTGAAAATGTTGTGTGTGCATGTCTACTCTACTCATATGTATTTTTCCAACCGTGAAAATGACCAGACTTCTTCTAATGAAGGCTTTCTTGTGGTTGGTTGGAATTTGAGTGTTGTTATGTTTGTAGTTTTGATGTAAATCAAGATATTATATTTCTCATTAGAGATACTGTAAGTCAAGTATTAGAAATCCGTCCAGCTGTAAGACATAGACTTTACTAGGACGTTAATTTTTcatctgttcttatttttctagaACTAGAAACTTTGCTAACTCATGATTAAGCTTCCAAATGAATAAATATGGAGTCATCTACAATGGAATAAAGACTCAGTAgtaccattttctttttttacactttgaataaaactttttttttctttggtcatAGTGTTCATAAGGTCATATTTCAGCACCTAATTATTGATTTCTTTGTGCAGGTTGTAACAGGTGctattatagataaatatattggTGAAAGTGCTCATCTCATAAGGGAGATGTTCGGATATGTCTGAGATCATCaggtaattatttctttattttggaaGCTTTATGTGCTGGTCTCATTTTTACATACATGGTGGTGTATTTGATGTGAACCCCTCTGTTATATGTTGTGTAACTTTAGCTTTATGTAGAGGTTGTTAGTTGAGGTTTTTTGCCAAtaccttttttaaaaatatgccaCCTTATTCAGCCATGCATCCTATTCATGGATCATCAGGACTTGTGCTGTTGACCATTCTGAATCCTTCTATCATAATTGTgtggattatttttttctcctacCAAGTCAAGATCATGGCAACAGATCGACTAGATGTTCTGATCCTGCACTTCTTCGCCCAGGCAGATTAGATAAGGAAAATATAGATTCCACTGCCAAAtgaacaatcaagaatgaaaatttcaaaaattcacgCAGCTGGTATTGCTAAACATTGTGAGATCGACAATGAAGCAGTTGTTAAGCGTGCTGAAGTAAGTTTATTCTctatttatgaatttgaataacCTTATCTATGAATATGAATAACATTTTTCTTGACTTTAAATTTTATGCTTCCTTGTAGTGTTTTAATGGAGTAGACCTTCTCAATGTCTGCACTGAAGTTGGAATGTCAGTAATCTGTGCCGAGTGTGATTACGTTATCCATGAGGATTTTATGAAGGTATGAACTTCGTActtgattaaataaattagcTGCTTCTTGTTTGTGCGCTTTGATATAGTGTCAAGAAATTAACATCTTTTGTTGTGGTCTTCGTCATTGATCTTATGCAGGATGTTTAATTTTCTTATGTAACTGAGTGTtgcttattgtttttctagtttgcACTTATAACATGGTTTGAATTTTCCATACATGGACACCTGTATAGATGTCCTACTTGTTTGTGTTGTTACAGTGTGCTGGGTgcaaattttccattttttttcctgGCTAAATGTTAAGACCCCAACTATGGGTGTAGATTTAGCTGTTCTAATACAGTCAAATCTTTCAATGTTATTGCTCCTTGCAGATTGATAATTGTAGCAAGTATCAAATTTATAAAGTATATTGTGGCATGTATCAAATTTGTAAAGTATTTTGTAGCACgcataaaaaatttgattatagcaTGTATGCAATAATCAAAGCACTTTGCAGTTATTACCACTAGatctattaaatttcaaatgtgtttttgaaagtatatagttcatacaGAGCAACCATTCTTTACACTGTGAAGAAGGAGGCCTGGCCTGGTCCAGTTACTTCTCTGCTTCCGGAAAGGGAGGACATTTGCACTTTTCCTCGGAGAACAAgtactttgaaaattatatctgAAGTTTATTATGgatctatataaaattatttgaaaaaaaatatatcttatccgtaaaataaaattaactacGGTAGAAGCTTATTTTGTGAGAGTGGAAACTATATTAGCAAATTTAGATTATAACAAAAGTAATacggaaaagatagagaaagtaATGATATTATCGAATTATGCAcgcacatgaaaaaaaattaattttaggaaaagaacaataaaatcaaaaagcCAGTTTCTCCGTATGTTGTATGCACAAAAAAAGAACTAAATAAACCTCCGGAATATAGAATGAAATTTCCCAAAggattttaaaaaggataaaaacgAAGTATTCACTTAATTGTTAGGATTCTAGAACAGCAGAAAGGTTAGAAAAAGTCATCTGAACCAGAGAAGGATCCCGCAATTTCATATGAGTTTTGTTCGATCCTTAATTTCAGTATTGCTCTTTAGTTTTCTCTTAAAAGAAAAGTACAAATTTTATCGTTTTGAATGTTTTAATGAGTTTTTCAatagaattttataatttaatttcaagtagAAAGTTAAATTTATACATTGCGTATCGAGAAGAATTAGATGTAGTACGTAAAGATAGTCTTTTCAGTAGCTGGCCtctttattatgaattattagaaataatatattactctaTCGATAATGATGTATAAATTTCAAGTAGATAGTTAAGTTTATACAAAAACGAAGTATTTTGTAGCacgtataaaaaatttgattatatcatGTATTCAATCATCAAAGCACTTTGCAGTAATTACCATTATAGATTTATCAAATTCCAGATGAGTTTTTgaaagtatatagttcatacaGAGGAACCAATCTTTACATTGTGAAGGGGAAGGCTTGGCCTGGTCCAGTAACTTCTCTACTTCTGGAAAGAAAGGACATTTGCACTTTAGATTATAACAAAAGTAATacggaaaagatagagaaagtaATGATATAAACGAATTATGCActcacatgaaaaaaataattttagcaaaagaaaaataaaatcagaaagTCAGTTTCTCCGTATGTTGCATGCACAAAACAAGAACTAAATAAACCTACGGAATATAGAATGAAATTTCCCAAAggattttgaaaaggaaaaaaatgaagtattCACTTAATTGTTAGGATTCTAGAATAGCCGAAAGGTTAGAAAAATTCATCTGAGCCGGAGAAGGATCCCGCAGTTTCATATGAGTTTTTCTTCGATCCTTAATTTCAGTATTTCTCTTtagttttctcttaaaaaatattacaaattttatCGGTTCGAATGTGGGACACTGTGGTTCTTATTGATGGAAATTGGAGAGTGATAAATTGGGGCATTACTATATTTATGTTCActgttttttgcttttcttttctagaTGATTTACTTTCTAGTTTGAATTTAGTGGGATAGCttgagcttcttcttcttcattttttttggtGGTCGTTGTTGCTTTCTGTCACGCTCATAGGACCCAAGGGATGGGAATTCCTTTTGtgcctattttttttatgcctcCATATAAGGtctattgtttgtttgttgtagatcattacttttacattagTGTGTTTGATTTGATCTTGATTTTCGTAACAACATGTCTCACTGAATAATTGTCATAAGAAGTTGGTGGTTTTTGTTTCTATCTCGAGTATGCagtattcttttgtttgttcaaCGGTTTCATACTACTTTTGTGTTTTTAAGATCTCTGCTTTAAACCCCAAGCTATTGATGTTTTGAGGAATTGCTGCTCTTTTAAGAATATTATGGCTTAATGAAATGGAGATACTCTGGAATTCCAGAGAGATGGTTTTACGTGAACTATATGGAaagttttcaaattattttctaCTGAAGGAGTTGAACAGTTAGGAGTCTTACATGGGATAGCAAGGATTCAAGAGACGGTCATTATTGCTGgatatatttgattttcttggaATGGGGATTCTCGGAAAGGGCTTCTGATTTCTATTTGCTATATTGGCCTTTGAAGTTTTGTACATGTTATTGTATATTTGGGCTTTGCATGATAAATTGTTAATTGGCTAGAGTatggaaaattgaaattcaTTGTTTGATGGTTGGTTTTCTCTAGAGGGGTTTCATATCACCACATAAAGTGCCCTCTgctgttatttttgttttgatctaATTTGACAAGTAAGACCGAAATTATTGGTTGTTTGAAATTGCCTTTGGTCAGACTTTGGAGTCTCTTAACTGTGAAAATCGATATCTTTCAATGTTGGGCTGTGTGTACTTGGTACTTGGTTTTTCTAAGAGGGGTTTCCATGTGGCCACACAAAAAATGCTTTGTTTTGTGGAAATTGCGTGCTTTCAGAATTTGATGGTTCTTACTGTTTAAACATGTATCTTTCAAAGGGGGATGTTATTCATAACCAGACAAGACAAAGCATGATTTTCTGTAATATGTTTTGAtcaatttattgttgttgtttccaAAGGTTATTCTTTCAAAGGGGACTTTGTTGAGCACTAGATGAGCATATCCTCCCAATCTGGTTTATTCTATGTATTGCTGCCATTTTCGTACACCAGCTTGCAGTTTTCTTTGGCTACTAGATTGGGGTTTTCTTACCTTTAGATAGGGGGTTTCATGTCAATGCAATGGCATGATTTCACTATCGTTTTCAAAAGTTCCATGTATCGTTtgtactcatttattgtttgtaCTCCTGGTCTGTAGTTATCAATGATTCATAATTTTGAATAGACACTGACAATATAATTATTGACAAGCATTAATCAATTATGTTTGATTCTACCTTTTCTATTATATGATCTAGatatttgtttgtgtttctGGAGAATTTGTTGGTTGAAcgttatggtttttattgattttttcttttgaaagtaGTCTGGCCTTTCAGTTTGTTTCGTAGAAATTGGAACTTGGCATATATATCTATTTTCACATACGAGATTTGATTAAATATCTTTTAACTCAGTGTCCAGAACTGATAGAACTTAAGAGGGGGCTTCTTCTAACCTCACAAAATATGGTCTCGCTGTAATCTTTATTGTCATGTGATCTATTATGGCAACTAAAGTAGCAATTAGTGTTATGTGGAAATTGTCTTCTGTCAAAATTTGGGGGGTTTTTATCTATGGCAATGAGTGTCTGTTGGTGGGACTGTAATTCATCATGGACAAATCATGAATTCACTGGATTGTTGATAATGGTGATTTCCcttgttttgttatgtattttttttcttgatttagtTCACTGGATTTGTGATGAATCCCTCTTGAAATGCcatttctatttttctattattattttatttatttatttatttatggttcACTCATCGTTGGGAGCCATATTCAGTGTTATTTGTGTAGAGAAAATCTGTTGTTAATCGAAGATCATTGTAGAAGTGTTCTATATCCCTAGTCCATATATTTCTCTGTTTTGATATACTTGTTTGATTTTAGTAGCCCAAGAATAGTTGGTTGTGTTTTAGTtgtattgaaaattttgatgatatcaATTGCCTCTTTTATTGTGCATAAAAGGGATTTGAGTATAACTTTGTGGAGTGATGATCAAATATTATATCtgttttttgtattcttgtttgcTAGGTGATGAGGTGTGTTGGTTTTGTAAGTTTACTTCCGAGAATTTTCCAATCCGTTAGTTTCATGCTTGAGAATGTGAAGGGTGACTACTATTGCTAGCTAACTGTTTACCTCACAGAAGTTATTTCTAAATACTTTTGTTATAAATCATAATTCGTActtgatatcattgattttcatttgctttcttcttttgttaAGATAGGTGATAACTTGTTTGGCTCACGTAGCAATTTACTTCCGTTATTTAGGAAAATTGGAACTTCTCACTACAGACTGTTGATATACATCAGAATTCGCTTGGTGTCATTGCATTtcatttgtttgtgttttccTCTTGTTAAGATAGGTGATAATTTGTTTGCCTCACATTGTTGTTTGCTTCAGTTATTAAGCTGGAGAACAAGCGGGAATGGGAACTTTTCTTCAGCATTATTAGAATGGTTTTTTCTTAGAAGTAGGGTGGTTGCTGTTAAGACTTTATGGAAAATGTGTCTCAGAATTTGGCTTGCTcttgttattatttatctatttatttttggcTTCTTCGACCTAACCTAGTTGAGGTTTTGGCTTCTTCGACCTTACCTAGTTGAggatttctctttttttcatttcatttttgaaGCTGGTTATGGTATGGCAATTTTGATAAGTTTATTTGTTAGATGGATTTATTGTTTTCActatttgtgaattttatttataatttcctTGAGACTAGTTTTCATGACTTTACCTTAGATTCTATTCCTATTttggattaagatttttttcattcaaagattttatttgtaattgtaGTGGCATTCAATGTTGgcctaattttattaaaacctAATTGGCGGGGGTTTAAAAGAGTGGGATTTAAAGGGATTTTTCTTAATGTTGGTATAGtagcaaaaatttttttatttgagttgatcaaatttttgatttaattaaatatttttaaaagcaataataataagatgtattatttaaaaataatatcattgaattaaataatcattaaaGCGTAGCCTTCTTTGGCTAATAATAAACATTTCGtctttttaaatcatttatgaCATCACAGTTTGTTATACATTAAATGTAGCCTCTTAGGTTTTTTCATATTGTTTAGTGATAAACAATATATCTTTCTAACTTATTTGTGACCTTACAGTTTATTGGATAATAACTCATAGCCTTCTTTGgctctttttgtttaatataggTTAGCCCATGTGACCTTTCTGTCTtgctttttccttcttttttttttttggtagctttttaaagatgtttttctttttaataagtCAAAAGTTTTTGTCGTATAACACCAAGCCCTAGTCTCTCTTTTAGAAGGGACATGCTATGGATCAATCCTTGACTAATCTTACTTTTATtgtcaaataaatatttgtagacTCAATGTTGTTCATTGATTATCTCATAATGCGTATTGAGTATTGGCTAGCGCAAGGACTCATGGCATTGAAGAATATTtggttattgttattttaattgataaCAAAGTACACCTTTTATTGGATTGACTCAATTAGAAGATACCCCATTTTAATATGTGCTAGCAGCATGTGGCAAAGGTCAAACTAATTTAGACTATCGCAATTTAACATTTGATTGATACATAATTGCAAACTATCAAAATGGTTATTTATTCTAATTAATTGGACAACCAGTGATGCATGCTCTGATATGAAGATCATGTGAACTTAGGATTACCCGTCCTCGTTATAAGATGGATAGatgtaaataaaattagtaTTATCATTTGGTGTCCATGACTGAGTCTAATCTTGAATTTTATCTGTTTTGAAATGTGCTTCTAGATAAGTTTGTATTTGAGCTAGATTCTATTCATGTGTTTGTGGtagtttgatttttataattgattaacTGGCTAGATCATGggaaatttgaaaattcatcATATGTTGGTTTTTGGAGCTTAAGTTGTCAGAATTTGGGGGCCTTTTAGAACTTAGTTTTAATTGACATAAGAACTTTGATTTGCTTGTTTATAGGAAACAAAAATGTTGACAATGATGGTTACACAATGAATGGGTAGTTGAACAGTTTTAGGAATCAATGATAGAACATTACTAGTGGTACTTCATAGATAATCTTCTTTGCTTTAAAATTTGTTAGAAACTGGAACTGGCCTTTAGTATCTTGTAAGAAAGATCATTCTTAAGAATTAAAGAGGGAAGATGCAAGTTTATGCATGTTGTAGTGATGGTTAAATTTATGATCCAAAAGGGGTCTCATACTGCAGTAAAACTATGAGGCCAGTTGGACatgtttactttgttttttgaaatttggTTTGGTTGGTTATATGCCTCACAATGTTGGACATGTTATCGTGATGGTTAAATTTAAGATCCAAAAGGTGATTATATGTCTCAAAATGCTGAACTGATCACACAAGCAATTGGGTAGTGATCTGATACTTTTATGGAATTAATGGTACTCTTGATATATGTGTCTCATAATTCATACCCAATTGCATATAAACCAAACTTATATTCATAAGGACTTTGACATTAATGCAGCCAACTTGAGTAACCTATTTCTTGATGATGACTCTTCTTGGGATTGGAATCTAATTCAAAAGCTATTTAGTCTTGATCCAGTACATGCTTATAAATCATCGAGACACTCCTAATAATTGAATATCTGTTTCTCATCATGCCCTTTAACAATATTTGCCTTGGTCCTCAAGCTATTTTTcctttatgtaattttttttactgcACCATCATCCAAGGAAGACTGCAACATGTGCCTTCTCTGTTATATCGCACAAATTCAGAATATGGGCAATGGGCACCAGCAAGGTGGGGTCCTGCTTGGAATGAGTTGTTATCTGGGGTTTGAAGTGTATCCCTTCTGCAATTTCTATACAGAGACTGCAGAAACTCCTTCACCTGTTTCTTCACCAAGAGGTAAACCTTGCTTAATTAAAGCTTTTTATGTACTGATGACAAAACATTTTCCCTTACTCACCATCCATTCTTCACTGCAGATGCAACTGTAAGAACATCACCACCTGTTTTTTCAGTGACAGGTTCAGTATATTGCCGCTGCTTTTGAGGCATTCAGGAATTACATACCATAATGAACTGTTATATACCTTTCTTgcagggaaaataaaaatacaaaacgGCAATAGTTTTTGCAGCTATTGGAATTCCTGCAGTTGTTGTATTTGTGCTCCTGTCAGTTACCAGCTTTTGCCTGCATAAAAGATGGGTAGACAAGAGGAGTGCAAAAGAAATCAATGGTGAGTTATCCAAATAGTCTGCCTTGTACCTGATTCTTGTTGGCAcccaagaatttttttaaaaaaatttatttaagccAAGCTGCCATTAAACCAAAGAACCAACAGATGGTTTGTGGCTGCCAGATTTTGATGCATCCATTTATTTCTGGTGAACAGGTTGTGTGTTCTGCTGCCAGAGTATATCTATACCTCTCCATCAATTGGATGATTAGTTTTCaaggaaatcaaatttaatggaTGTTAATCAAGGCCTGTGATTTTGTGAGAGCTCTGTTCACCAACCACACTATAGAGACATCAATTGGAAACTTAATGCAACCATGTGGCAATCCGTGGGGTGGTAGAATGATATTGAACTCGAAGGATAGCAACTGTCAGACCAATTAAAGACACAAAGGATGCAAAAAGGACCAGCTGTATGGTTATCTAACTACCAATTGTTTTACTAATTCGAGGTATTTGTTACATGGATGAGATCGTCATTGAGCTGTTTTTCAGGCTGGTATACTGTTCAAGATCATAATAAGGTGATGATACTTCTTCTGATAAATCTATAGATAaattggattggattggattggattgcATCAAGAGATTGTGAACTCTTTTGAACTGTTTATGAACACTAAGCCAAGGAAAGACAGGGAGTTCCTGAATATTGGATTGTAttgcattaaattattttgtctctctgtattttctattatttagcTTCATATTGGTTCTAGTTTGTGGAGTTTGTGCTATTTCAAAATTTGGCTACTGTGTGAAACAGTAACTATTGATTGGATTTCTTATTTTGACCTCCTAGtataataatgtatttaattgctattat encodes:
- the LOC120253680 gene encoding uncharacterized protein LOC120253680: MCLLCYIAQIQNMGNGHQQGGVLLGMSCYLGFEVYPFCNFYTETAETPSPVSSPRDATVRTSPPVFSVTGKIKIQNGNSFCSYWNSCSCCICAPVSYQLLPA